TTGCCTATTTTTAGATTTACTGAGTGTTCTCAGGGTAGCAAactcaaaggaaagaaataagcaaattgCAGGCTTGacaggattaaaaacaaaaacaaaaacaaaaacaaaaaccaaccctTGGAAATTAACAGGGCAGCAGGTTTCCAAGGTCCTCTTTGCTGACAGCTGGGATTTTTGGAGGATGGGTTATTTCAGTGCCAGAGGCCATACCTCGGGCCTTCCCCCCCACCAGGTAAGGGGATGCTCAGGTGAGTGAAAGAACCAGCCTTGGGTTGGTAAATGTGGCTGTTCTCCTAGAGCCGTTATTAATGAAACATTTACCACTGCTCAAAGGCAAGAGGGGTCACTGCCAACAATAATTTCCCTGTTGTTTCCTAGAAAAGCAAAGAGCTttgaaaatgtgtataaataataatgtaacaaGGAAAAATTCAAGTTTAGGTGCTGGAGGAAAAATTTAAGATACCAGCTGTCCACGTAGATAGAAACTGACATTCTGATGTCTTAGCTCCCCAAGACCTtccttttcttgttctctttacCTTTTTGGTCACTGTGGGTAAATACTCATAACACTGTGATATCGGTTGTCCTTGGTTACCTGGCAACTTTTTCTGTCAGAGGCTGTGGAAAGAGCATTGACTGTGATTCGGACAGCGGCTTTGTGGGCATGCACACATCTGTCCAGCAGTCAACTGGATCCCCGCTTAGGGGTCCACTGGGTGGTGGGTGGCTCTTCAGGGCCTGATCTTTTCTGAACTGCTGACGCTGCTACAGCTCAGTGCCACAAAAGCAGTGAGCATCTTACCAGCTGAAGaaggaagttttatattttccattgttttccagTAACTTTTTTCCCTCTATGAGGGTGGCAGAGATGATTGATTATATATAGAAACATCcgaaaagaaacagaagtgctGTTATAGATATGAGCGTTGTTATTACACGTGTCCATACCTACTAAGCCTATTTCCAAAAAACACCCTCCTGGAGACAGGCTACTCCTGATTTTGCCTCCCCTGAAGCTGAATGCAAAATCAGTGTCGCTATAAACACTTTGTTCCCAAAGGGATGCCACTTCCCTTTGTCTTGAAAATATCACTGGTCTTCTCTACGCAAGCATTCATCTTCCATCTAGTCTTTAAAGGACAAAACCAGATTTACGGGCTACATAAAATGCTTTCTGGATACACAAACCacagtgaaaacatttttaaaattaataaccaTCAGCAGGtataaataatttgtccaaagcATTAATGGTCTTTAACACAGTCAACGCCCCCTGGCCTTGAAAgagtttaaattctttttttgctagtggcaaaaaaaaaaagctgtcaagCACAACTTGAAAAATTGGTACCATTTCCTGGCCAGTAAACACAGAACTGAGGGGctaaaatattttgagcattGTGTTGTTGGTCTGAAGTGGTTgttctctctcccccctccctctcacctGCCCAGGGCTGATTGTTGTGATGCTGGCGGTCTGCTGGATGCCTAACCAGGTTCGGAGGATCATGGCTGCAGCCAAACCCAAGCATGACTGGACCAAGTCCTACTTCCGGGCGTACATGATCCTCCTCCCCTTCGCAGACACCTTCTTTTACCTGAGCTCGGTGGTCAACCCGCTGCTGTACAACGTGTCCTCGCAGCAGTTCCGCAAGGTGTTCTGGCAGGTGCTGTGCTGCCGCCTGGCGCTGCCGCACGCCAACCAGGAGAAGCACCTGCGCTCCCACGTGGCCTCAGCCGTGGACAGCGCCCGCTCCCCGCGGCGCCCGCTCATCTTCCTGGCCTCCCGGCGCGGTTCCTCTGCAAGGAACACTAACAGGGTTTTCTTAAGTACTTTTCAGAACCAAGCCAAGTCTGAGTCCGAGCCTCAGGAGGTGAGCCGGGAGTCCCTAGAATCCAACTCAGAGGCTAAACCAGCCAGCCCTGCCATGGAGAATGGTTTTCAGGAGCATGAATTGTGACCATCGAGGAAGGAGGCCTGGAGTGCTAACCACCAGCCCTCCCGACGTGAAAGCAGTGTTACCCTCACGCAGTAGTGACAAAAGCAGCTGTGCCCCCACCAGGGACAGGAGTGGAAGCCAGGGGCCTGGGCACAGTCAGATGCCCACTTGAGGGCTGGTTCTGCCAGCCTGGCCTCGACTCTGGGGACAGACAGGGCCGACTTtcactccccttccttccttcaaggaCATACTGTAAATTCAGTCAGCCTGGACTGATTCAGCGCtcacaaaaattttttcacattcagaTCTTTCATTATTTGCAAAGGAACTAAACGAAAGAACACAGCTTCCCCTCCCTACCCGGAACTGAAGGACATCCAGAAGAATCTCGGGGAGCAGGGGGGTGGCAGACCAGAAGAACACTGCAGGAGGGGCCGGCATCTCCTTCGGCTTCAGCAGTGTGCCAAGAACAGGGCTAACATGAGGAGCAGGATGGTGCTGGGGAGCCCTGGCCGCAGGGCGGAGGCGGAGCTGCTCCTTTTCTTGGGCCGGGGCCCGTTGCAAAGAGGGGTGTTGCAGCAGCTGATGCACACCGAGTTCAGTTTCCCCGGGGAGCAGAAGGACTGGTACCCAGCAGAGGCGATGAGGCAGGCGGCGGAGGATGCACACGACTTGCGGTACATGATCCCTGTAACACAAACCCGAAGGAGCTGGGTTAACCAGCCTGTGCTGGCCAAGAGGACGGCCTCCTGTCTGAGCCCAAATTCCCGTGGACAGCACCTTCTTACTCCTCCTATCGCCCAGAAACATGGTGGGGCCAGGGAGCTCATTCGGATTGCTTCATTGAGACCCCCAGACTACCCGACATACGCAGTGAAGGTAGTCATCACTTAACTTGCTCGTGACAGTTTTTCTCAGAGCTATTTGAGATGCCAATACCAGTGAATAAAGAGCTGTTACAATCAAAGTTTGTTTTCGTTTCACTTTGGAATTCACACTGTGTACTAGACGgagctttttatttacttttttttggttcAAACTCTCATGCCACAGAGGACCACAAGCCAGGCTTTAAGATATCTCTGTTATTTATGAGCGACCACAGAGCGATGGCTCTCAGCTACGTGTTTATTAAATCCTGGAGTTCTCTCAATAAAGACCAAGCCCCAGTGTGACTAAACCACATCACTACGGAAGGAGCCCTGCTTTTCCCCAGGTTTGAGAGGTCCCAGGGGTTTGGTGAAGGGGTGGCCTGGCTGACAGTGTGCCCAGCACTGCCTTATTCTAAGGGGAGTTTTGCCCTTAGAATATATGGCCGTTTCCCGGTCAGTATCACACAGCCAGCAGTTAATAACACACTGTGGGCGCATAAAGGGGCTTCCCAGTAAGACTGGAAGGCCCAACTTCAGGAGCACGTGTGTTAGGTCCAAACTGCAACATAATCATCAGATTTGGGTATCTAGATAATCATTTGACTTCATAAAGCTGAAAGTTTACCCAAATAACAGCTAGGCTTATTAAAAACTTCCCTGGATGCCAGGCACTTTTCAGGGGGCTACTAGCTCGTTTACGACCTGCAACAACCCTATGACGATGGCCCCCAAGaccagccccatttcacagatggtgaTCCTAAGGGCAAGAGAGATTTAGtaagttgcccaaagtcacacttCTAGAAGGTAGAACATTGTGATTTGAACCAAGTATTGTGGTTCCATGCCATCAAATCTGTAGTACTGTATAGCAAGACAGCCAGCCGGTTAATCACAAAATGGTTTCGGTGGTAGTGTTTTTTGCAGGGGGGAAGAGACTACTTTGAAAATAGCTTGCGGTGTGTGAGGCCATTTTGTATCAATGAATTACCTTTTGTTTTGGACAGATGATGTCATCCTACAGCTGGACATCGAAGTGCATGCCTTTAGCCCATCTGCTGTCCCACATGGGGGACACAACACGTTTCACCAGGAGCCAGGGCTCCTTTCCCTTGGACTCCCTGCAGGGATGCGAGTTTGCAGGCATTGCTTTGATTTGTGCCCCTATCCACCCCCTGAGAGCTGCCTGCTTTGGATGCtagagaaacagtaaaaaaaaattgaagtgccTAAAACTTCCAAGTGGGAGGTAAAGAAGTACTTTAGATTTACATTAAAACATGCAATTTTACGTCATTTCTATAACTGCTTGTTTGTATGGGTTGATTTTCTAAGACTGTTAGGAGAACCCAGAAGGCAGCTGGTCTGGTAAGATGACGCCCACAGACAGGGGATGtgtagggagagggaggagcgCTGCCGACGGCTAAGGCCCGTGCTGCAGGGCACTTTCACGTTCCCAGACTTCCCGTTGTCTCTCTGTGCTCACTGGTGCCCATTTTAGGAAATTAAGTTTTACtcactttttattcttaaatatcaaAAGTACTGCCATTTGCCAGTTCAACTTCAAAAACCTCTTTTcctttaagtaaattttaaaaactcaattaagtaaatttaaaaaattcgaaagtatttactgaatatgttttcactacaaaaaaaaaaaagagagagataa
The genomic region above belongs to Camelus ferus isolate YT-003-E chromosome 5, BCGSAC_Cfer_1.0, whole genome shotgun sequence and contains:
- the LYPD1 gene encoding ly6/PLAUR domain-containing protein 1 isoform X1, translating into MWVLGIAATFCGLFLLQGFALQIQCYQCEEFQLNNDCSSPEFIVNCTVNVQDMCQKEVMEQSAGIMYRKSCASSAACLIASAGYQSFCSPGKLNSVCISCCNTPLCNGPRPKKRSSSASALRPGLPSTILLLMLALFLAHC
- the LYPD1 gene encoding ly6/PLAUR domain-containing protein 1 isoform X2, translated to MRAPPAAPAAPLGGGNRLGGSSAATFCGLFLLQGFALQIQCYQCEEFQLNNDCSSPEFIVNCTVNVQDMCQKEVMEQSAGIMYRKSCASSAACLIASAGYQSFCSPGKLNSVCISCCNTPLCNGPRPKKRSSSASALRPGLPSTILLLMLALFLAHC